GAAAAAATCCCTCGTAAAGAGGGATTTTTTCTTTTGCAGCCAGTGGGAAACTTCTTTACAAAAGTATGCCAGCAAACGACATCCTATTGTGGGAAAAGGGAGTTTAATTTGCGAAGAATAAAAGTAGGGGGATGGGAATCACTCGTTTCCCCAGCCTCTTTCTTCATTTTTCATCTATAAAAAAACTCTGCATCATCCGGCTAGGGAACCAGATGATGCAGAGTTTATTTCTATTTAAACCTTAAGAAAAGGTAGCATATTTAACTTTTTTCTCACGAACTTCCGTACTTAGTTTTTCATTTAGCTTTTCAAAAGGGTAAACAAATACGGCATAACCAGCGAAAAGAACAGAAAACACGGACAAAACGAGCATTTCAGCAGATTTAGTCAAAAGTTTCATAAAGGTAAGCTACACTCCCAATAAAGTATTTTATAATTACGTAGTTACAAGCTTATATCAGGAAGCGCTTACAACCCAACAGTTAGTTTTTAGTAAATTCCCTTCTCAATGAGCATTCCTTTCAGTAATCCTTACATAACTATTGAATGATAAGCGATAGTACGAATTAGACCTTCATACACCGTAATCCTCCATTTATTATAAAAACTTTTAACAAACGGCGTTTTCATGATAAGATTTTGAAAGACAAGAAGGAGGAAATCGAAGTATGCGTTTAAGAAACAAACCTTGGGCAGATGATTTTATGAAAGAAAATAACCACATTGTCGTGGGAAATGCATTTGATTATAAAGGGAAGTGGCAGGAAACCTTCGATCAAGAGCAGCCGCTCCACTTAGAAATTGGTTCTGGTAAAGGACAATTTATCGCCGGGATAGGAAAGCAGCATCCAGAATATAACTTTATCGGAGTAGAAAGAGTTAAGAGCGTGATTGTTGGCGCCCTGAAGAAAGTGTTGGCATCTGAAGCGGAGAATGTACGGTTAGTGAATGAAGACGCAGATGATTTAAGAGAAATGTTTGGTGAAAACGAAGTAGATCACATTTACTTGAATTTTTCAGATCCTTGGCCAAAGACTCGTCATGAGAAGCGCCGACTGACTTATCGCACGTTCTTGGAGCAGTATGAAGCAATACTTAAAGATAAAGGCGAGCTTACTTTTAAAACCGATAATCGCGGCTTGTTTGAGTATTCATTGGCAAGCTTCTCCCAGTATGGAATGATTATTGAGGAAGTTTCGCTCGATTTACATCAGCTGGAGGATGATTTAAATGTCATGACGGAGTATGAAGAAAAATTCTCAGCCAAAGGTCAGCCGATCTATCGCTGCCGCACAAGATTTAATAAATGATATCGCTTTCATTTCACCCCTGGTATGATAAAATGACATCATAATACCGGGGGTGAATTTTTATGGAATCGATAGTCATAGGTGAAGCGAAACTCACCTGGTTAAATGGGGGAGTTACTCATTTAGATGGAGGAGCGATGTTTGGGGTCGTGCCGCGTGCATTGTGGAGCCGAAAGTACCCAGTAAATGAAAAGAACCAGATCGAGCTGCGGACAGACCCCATTCTTCTGCAGGTGGACGCCAAAAATATTTTGATTGATTCAGGAATTGGAAATGACAAATTAACCGATAAGCAGAAAAGAAACTTTGGAGTAAAAGAAGAATCCCATCTTGATGAGGACTTGGCGGAGCTGAATTTATCAAGAGAGGATATTGATATGATTTGCATGACCCATTTGCATTTTGATCATGCTTGTGGGCTGACACGTTATGAAGGAGACCAGTTAGTATCAGCTTTCCCTAACGCAGAGATCTATACGAGCCAGGTGGAATGGGA
This window of the Halobacillus sp. Marseille-Q1614 genome carries:
- the trmB gene encoding tRNA (guanosine(46)-N7)-methyltransferase TrmB — its product is MRLRNKPWADDFMKENNHIVVGNAFDYKGKWQETFDQEQPLHLEIGSGKGQFIAGIGKQHPEYNFIGVERVKSVIVGALKKVLASEAENVRLVNEDADDLREMFGENEVDHIYLNFSDPWPKTRHEKRRLTYRTFLEQYEAILKDKGELTFKTDNRGLFEYSLASFSQYGMIIEEVSLDLHQLEDDLNVMTEYEEKFSAKGQPIYRCRTRFNK
- a CDS encoding MBL fold metallo-hydrolase; this encodes MESIVIGEAKLTWLNGGVTHLDGGAMFGVVPRALWSRKYPVNEKNQIELRTDPILLQVDAKNILIDSGIGNDKLTDKQKRNFGVKEESHLDEDLAELNLSREDIDMICMTHLHFDHACGLTRYEGDQLVSAFPNAEIYTSQVEWDEVRQPNMRSQNTYWESNWKPVQEQVRPFDKKADVVPGLQMIHTSGHSDGHSIIIFEQGREMFIHMADLMPTHAHQNPLWALAYDDYPVTSVHEKDRWMKFGYEREAWYTFYHDAIYRALKFDENGQVIDQANKPKSTYSET